The following coding sequences lie in one Rutidosis leptorrhynchoides isolate AG116_Rl617_1_P2 chromosome 4, CSIRO_AGI_Rlap_v1, whole genome shotgun sequence genomic window:
- the LOC139843762 gene encoding uncharacterized protein: MEPKFATILCYWGGGICNGEEGVSYNIPPTKAIKVQFGIQFQQLIEKLHSATSIDKQKYRINIVCRYPSVVGKFMRYVALPIKDDDDVEIMFDALDLHPELSNIDLYLEVDDVIGSKRFTEVPFRNQDTFSIENEASWLNLRSVNAASNVIENASNTISQTDHVNNASSSEFNTGDVIEVEKNQALYVNEDEVVNDVQVPSSFTRLQKENIDMATADSENVSRFKKENELTKELGKKSFKDKKELIRAIKLYSIKNRIQYEVVETCPTI; this comes from the exons ATGGAACCGAAATTTGCTACAATACTTTGTTATTGGGGTGGGGGAATTTGTAATGGAGAAGAAGGTGTATCATATAACATACCTCCAACCAAAGCTATAAAAGTTCAATTTGGAATACAATTTCAACAACTTATTGAAAAATTACATTCTGCTACTTCAATTGATAAGCAGAAGTATCGTATCAATATAGTTTGTAGATATCCTTCTGTTGTTGGAAAATTTATGAGATACGTTGCTCTGCcgattaaagatgatgatgatgttgagatCATGTTTGATGCGCTTGATTTACACCCTGAGTTAAGTAATATTGATTTATATTTAGAGGTTGATGATGTTATTGGATCGAAACGTTTTACCGAGGTGCCGTTTag AAATCAAGATACGTTTTCGATTGAAAATGAGGCTTCATGGCTTAATTTGAGATCTGTTAATGCTGCATCAAATGTGATTGAAAATGCTTCCAACACAATTTCGCAAACTGATCATGTGAACAATGCAAGTAGTAGTGAGTTTAATACAGGTGATGTGATCGAAGTAGAAAAAAATCAGGCACTGTATGTAAATGAAGATGAAGTTGTTAATGACGTTCAAGTACCTTCTTCTTTTACTAGACTACAGAAAGAGAACATTGATATGGCAACTGCTGATAGTGAGAATGTGTCACGTTTTaaaaaagaaaatgaattaaccaAGGAGTTGGGAAAAAAATCGTTTAAGGATAAGAAAGAGCTTATTAGAGCTATCAAGTTATATAGCATCAAGAACCGTATACAGTATGAGGTGGTTGAAACGTGCCCAACTATTTGA